In Salvia miltiorrhiza cultivar Shanhuang (shh) chromosome 4, IMPLAD_Smil_shh, whole genome shotgun sequence, the DNA window attgatttgacaaaatacaatgatctttctcaccttttgaagcttccatcctctgcagtgacggcggacgtgaaattttctttcaaaaacattttaggcacagttttcgaaaaactttttcattttccttcttggtaaaatttgtctatttataccttgatgtcttcgcttgttttctgcatcaactaacaattctccacagccttcactgtgagaaaaattttcaatctttcaaaaagtgcagagaaaattttgttccgacaaaGGAGAAAATCAATGACtacaaagtcatggagtgggagaatgacgctcacatacttagtcttcaccggacccttccactggatctcaacgtctctccgatgTCAAAGCTGGCTTcattctcacttgtatccagcgacgagagtgtcttccatcctcatgcccggcccatatggtttgaagtacctgtctcacGAGGACGGACTTCACCTGGTTCTCAGGCGAGCCTCacacctttttgtgaagctcCCATGTAGTGCAACAACAATGaacaggagctcgttgtcagccggcgtaatatcgacagtgttagtcctcacaactatcactgattcgatttttcatcctcaCATCCATTCCCTACATGTATAACGAGCCGCCTTTTGCCCTACTTCTTTCACCAAAggctcgccatgcatttccttcATCTCCCTCCTCACTTCTTTCACTCCTTTTCCTTACCACCTCTTGTCTCTCACCTCTTCCTTCAAGGTTCGTGTGCATGGCTGCATCTCATGAATATCTCcaaaatgctatgcatactttccttttcttcacttctccgtctcccttctcatccCTTCTCTCCCGacactggcgtcttcctcttctgtaTCTCTGGACTCATCCTCTTCTCAAGTCCTCCCACAAGTGCTTGAGAATCGGAGTTGAGTCCTatccgatcatagcttccatcatcagctctctttttgatgttgccaaaaagggggaaagtaggaagtcagagaaaaaccttctcgaaGATAATTCCCTGCATCTTctcgaagactgaagatggtaaagcaaaaggatcaccagaagttctaaggatgacgtttcagtaaagacctcaagtcaacggaaaacaagtgtgagtggaacaagcttaggaaaatgaagactgaagatgaagatcaagaagttcaaggcacAGCCAAGCAGattgctggagtccatgggttttcccatgtgttttgttttgttgtttttactCCCTTGTAAGTCTTGCCCTatacctcgactgatgtctcatcagtgtttcttttaaatgaaaagaacttcgtttgatctcaacctgaagacaatgactttttgtccaggctctgattaatgtttttctgtcttctcttCGTTCTgtgtttgaactgttgtgttctttctctaagtacaagttttaggttctattgttaagggggaatagtattcaccctattttagaacttgttctttgagttcagtctttttcttgcctagaactgttgtgtggttttggcatcatcaaaaagggcgaaattgttgggaacttaatggaatatcctaatccttgttttgatgataccaaaatccataagtttcatttgtaatagactagaactgctcgaactcaagtgttagagttctttttctagtttagttgctgttttgaagactgaagactgaagaacgaaggactgaagactaaagactgaagataccGACTGAAGCagcagttgaagaatcagtctaaGAATCAGTCTAGAACTGATTACTTagtgcgagccacgtggaattagcggactgatactaaagtcaagtatcagttaaacattcttcctcggactgaacctccaacgttcaaaggaagccacatactccagaagtacagccgcattaaatgcagagatctcaggatcgtcatttctctgcagaggtcattcctatttggtgactactttatcaaagacatcgcatctcctgctcttcaacatagccgttcttacgaaacaaggaacctcgaagattgaagactcagcccaagttcaaattactctctaacggaagaaatcttgaagaccttctccgccaacggatctattcaagacttctcctataagtagcgctcgaggatcacttcaatcttcaccgattcaacaacataagctgaaactctgccaaaattgtttctcggCCAAAAGCTTAAaatctccaaagcttgaatcgaagaagagaattccaaagccaaaaatcaattactgctgattacataaattctcttagaccttaggcaaaccttgtttatccaaagcctaggtcaaactaactccaaagaacttgttcctTGAAGttcagttggcaagatttcaaacctcccttcgaccgatagaatcaagtgtttgagttgcaaaggagttcaggaaggtactctgtctccgtgaggtcctagtgccagttcgtgctaggagtgagaaatccaacaaggtgtgttggtactgaagattggatcttcagttgtttcggttgtgtgcacccgtaagcacacggttcggtttgttgtgcacccgtaagcactagcatcggtttgcagtgcacccgtaagcacttgcagagtgaagttgttggtctaatcaaccgaccatggatgtaggaagtgttttccgaaccacataaaaatctctgtgttatttacagctttcagtatttaaaatgttacttgtgctcttcctttcataaactgaaaactgattaatagcaaagaagaacttaagactaacaacgtgctcaacccaaacggctattgcgaaataaaagatttccgctgcgtgtgttatcagtttGACtaatctatcttctgatagtcagtaagatttataacatctctgtttatcaaactcgactgaagccttacgtacattagttaagttcttgtgacttaactgataactccttactgaagagtctttcagtatcagtcgtcaaccctattttggTCAAATCTCTCTTTAGTAAAcgggtgtctgagtttgtgtttaaagtttcgttttgatctctatattGAGATCTtcattaaaaatagcctataggtgtatttcccctccccccccatacacctattcgagaccctccggacctaacatgcCATGAttttccagctctgccaagaCGCCAGAGCTACCAAGACTTGCCGAGCAAGTTATCCTGAAATCCCCTGTGCGCGCACGCTGCTTGATGCTTATTTTTAAAGCCCAGTTTTGCAAGGCCTTTTTGATCAGCATTAGGGTTGAAAgaaagtctataaataggacCTTAATGTTCATGTAATAAGCATCTTTTGCCCTAATATTTTGCTTCCGCCTTTGAGAATTAATCTTCCGTTTAGGCAACCAAAACACTTAGGGTTTTTCAAGTTTTCTTAGTTCTTCAAGTTTTCGAGAGTTTTGTTCTAGTTTACTTTCAAGTTTAGTTTGCTTTAGTTTCTGATTgaagttgtaatcaagtgacagtgatTGCATCCTCAAGAAgtttatggtatttcgtattaCTTTAATTCATTTGCTTCATTACGTTTACGTTtagctttcaattatgcaacttcgttatgtttatgctttgctttaaattatgcaatttagtttatgtcaattagattagaagcttttatttacaagtatttaaattcttagcctAGTAGCGTTTAAATTCAAGTAGCCTTTActttaatagtttatttctgcctagggtttaatggTTTCTTTATGCATGAGTTTTTACGTTTTGTTCTTTTccgcctagttaattctaagTTCGGTTTTAAATTGAGTTGTTAATTACAAgtcttagtttaataatcaaagttTATTGCCTTCatgttgatttatgcttaattgttcttattttgggggtttgattgtgctataTTTGAGCTTAATTTTCTGgaagttggtgcgtttatgagtctgttttatgctttgtaggagatttttataaaataggagaaagaatGATATTCTGGAGATTTTGGATCAGAATTGCGTATTCTGGCGCAAACTGGTgcccagagctgaaaagcccgcgccaaAGCAGAGCTGATAATCCCGCGCCAGAACTGACCacgctcgacagagctgaaatgccataGCCAGAGTTGACTTCTATAGTCAGAGCTCACCATCTCTAGAGCAGAACTTATTTGCCAGAGTAGAGCTagaactcgacagagctgaagcTCAGTCACCAGAGCGGACTTCACTCGCCAAAGTCAACacaattccagagctgactacttaTCCAGAGCTTACTTCCAGCTCTCCCATACTCGCCAGATCTGTCATGATTTTCCAGTTCTGCCAAGATGCCAGAGCTGCTAAGACTTGCCGAGCAAGTTATCCTGAAGTCTCTTGTGCGCGCACGCTGCTTGATGTTTATCTTTAAAGCCCAGTTTTGCAAGGCCTTTTTGATCAGCATTAGGGTTGAAAGAAAGTCTACGAATAGGGCCTTAATGTTCATGTAATAATcatcctttgccctaatcttttgTTTCCATCTTTGAGAATTAAGCTTCTGTCAAGGCAACCAAATACGTTAGGGTTTTTCAAGTTTTCGAGATTTTTGTTTACTTTCAAGTTTAGTTTTGCTTTAGTTTCCGATTgaagttgtaatcaagtgataGTGATTGCATCCTCAAAAAgtttatggtatttcgtatttacttTAATTCGTTTGCTCATTATGTTTACGTTtggctttcaattatgcaatttcgttatgtttatgctttgctttaaattatgcaatttagtttatgtccattagattagaagctttaatttaagttatttaaattcttagttgcctttactttaatcgtttatttctgcctagggtttaatggTTTCTTTATGCATGAGTTTTTACGTTTTGTTatttttcgcctagttaattctaagttcaattttaaattaagttttaaTTACAAGTCTTAGCTTAATAATCAAAGTTTATTGCTTtcgttgtgacataattaagatcttccttgagagacgactagggtcaacttaccattgctagagtgtcattgtcctattgcaagtcaatctagaggtgtttaggttcAGTCAAATTTTGGCACCGTTgtcggggaaggttttaggctttTTAATTGTGTTACTTTACTTTCTGTTTTTACTTGATttgttttttttgctttttcttgtttttgtctcccgccggtgcgtttgatccgtgtgttagtgttgtgcatgcaggatCGCCGAAGCTTAAATTAGGAATTGGCGCCCTACGTCGATAACATTAATCGGACCAGTGGTGTGCTTAGACAGAACATCAAGGAATTGTTTTCCGAACGACAAAGCAGACGATTCTGAGTCTGGTTCTGACGAAAAGGCGCGTGATAGAGCAGACGATTCTGATTCTGACTCTGAGGAAAAGAAGCGTGCCAGAGCAGACGGTTTATACTCTGGCGCTGGTTCTGGGTCTGACTCTGActctgactttccagagcagaccgtagaacagaaagaaagaaaggaggAAGCAGACCCTGACTCTGTTGACTGTTCAGACCAGAACAAAGACAAGGAGTAAAAGGAGAAGGCGCAGAATAATCCACAGTAGATGGGCGATTTTTCGCGACCCATAATTGAAGCCACAAGCTCTGCCATAGTTCTACCCACTGCAGTCCGCAACTACATATTAAAGCCCAATGATGCCAACCTTCTGCCGCTGTACTATGGGCTGCCGAATGAAGATGCGCCGAATTTTGTTAGAGATTTCTGTACCTAAGTGCAGACGTTCCCGCTCCTCAACATCACAGAGGATCAATTAATGTTGAAGTGCTTCCAATATGCGCTAAAGGATAGAGCACGGAGTTGGCTGTTGTCTCTGCTGCCAAATTCGATCAATAATTGGAGTGAAGCTTGCGAGAAGTTTATACTCAAATATTATCCAAATCATAAGACGCAGGAACTTCGtgttaagattatagatttcacACAAGGAGCAGATaagccttttcatgaggcttgggataGATTTCAGGAActtctccgccagtgcccgcaacatcaacTGACCAATGTAATGTTGATGCAATTCTTCTATGACGGGCTGATTCAAACTgctcaatttatggtggacagcactgcaggtGGGAACATAGCTAGAAAGACAGCTGCAGAGCTGAACGAGATTTTCCAGACTCTGGCAGAGAGTTCTCAGCAAAAATCAACCTGTGGACGCCGGGTTGAAGCCAGCGCAGTAGCACAGACTCGCGAGCTGCAAAAATAGTTGGCCACACTTGTGAGAGAAGTacagcagctcaagatgagcaacGCGGAAACTCCTCTTGTCCCTGAGCAGAGCGCATAGCCTTGTGGAATCCGTGGTGATTTTAGCCATGGAATTAATGAATGCAATAGAATGGGAAAATACACGCCAGTAGGTCAAGCTTAAGTTCATTCTGCGCAAGGCTTTCAAAGTAGACCACAATATGGGCAGAGTTATAATCAAGGCCAGCAGAACTTCAATAGcagatggagaggtcagcagccTTATGCACCGCAGCCAAACTTCTCTCAACAATATCCTCCGAGGTATCAGCAGCAAGCGAATTTTCAGCCCAATCAACAATTTCAGAATGCTCCACAGTTTCAGAAATATATTCAGCCCCAGAAGTCATCCTTAGAAGATACTATGCAGTcgtttatggagatgaccaagcaaaacttggagatgaccaagcaaaATATGGAGTCTCAGTCAGCTACGATAAAGCGCCTTGAAATGACTGTTGGCCAACTTTCCGGCACTTTGAACCAAATTCAGTAGTAGCAGCAGCCCGGGAAACTTTATGGCCAGCCTTTACAAGCTCATCAGGCTCTAGCTATTACTGCTCTCCCAGAAGCAGACATcaccgccagagctgaaaagtatTCCAGAGCTGAGAAGAGCGTCGGAGCTGATAATGGCGCCAGAGCTCATCAGGATCTAGCTATTCCAGACTTAAGGATAGGGCGCGAACGtggctgctatctctgccgcccaactccataACCACTTGGGGGGAAGCTTGTAAGaagttcatgctgaaatactacccgaATCACAAAACAAAGGAGATCAGagctcaaataataaatttcatGCAAGGAACGGACGAGCCCTTTCATGAGacttgggagagatttcaagaaCTCCTTCGCCTGTGCCCGCAACATCAACTGACCTCTGTAATGTTGATGTAATTTTTCTATGACGGGCTAGTGCAGAttgcccaattcatggtggacagcaccgTAGGAGGGAACATAGCTAGGAAAACTGTAGACGAGCTAAAGGGAATATTCAAAACCTTAGCTGAGAGTTCCCAACAGAAATCAGTCCGTGGAAAGAAGGTTGAGGCCAGCGCAGTATCACAGACCGGCGATCTGCAGAAACAGTTAGCTTCACTTATGAGAGAACTacagcagctcaagatgagcaagaTGGAAACCCCGCCTGTCCCTGCGTAGAGCATAGAACCTTGTGGAATCTGTGGTGATTTTAGCCACGGAGTTAATCAATGCAACAGAATGGGCGATTTTACTCCAGAGGGTGCAGCTGAAGTTTATGCGGCGCAAGGATTTCAGAGCAAACCGCAATTTGGGCAAGCTTATAATCAAGGCCAACAAAACTTCAATAGCGGATGGAGACGTCAGCAGCCTTATACACCGCAACAAAACTTTTCCCCTCAATATCCACCGAGGTATCAGCAGCAATGAATTTTCAACCTGCTCAACAATTCCAGAATGCTCCACATTATCAAAAGCAGGTTCAACCCCAGAAGTCATCCTTCGAGGACACTATACAAtctttcatggagatgaccaagcaaaACATAGAGTCTCAGTCAGCTACTATCAAACGCCTTGAGACTACAGTGGGGCAGCTGTCGGGAACTCTGAACCAGCTGCAGCAGCAGCTCGGGAAACTTCATGGTCAACCTTTGCAGGCTCATCAGGCTCTAGCTATTACTGCTCTGCCAGTGTAGAGAACACCGCCAGAGCAGATAGgggtaccagagcagactagGGTACCAGAGCTGATAagggtaccagagcagactagggtaccagagcagacaAGGGTGCCAGAGAAGACcagggtaccagagcagactagGTTACCAGAGCAGACAAGGGCGCCAGAGCTGATAAGGCAGCCAGAGCTAAAAAGGATGCCAGAGCTGATAAGGCGGCCAGAGCTGAAACTTCACAAGTCCACTACGCCATATCGACCACCGAAAGCTATCCAAAGTCCCAGCCCGCCCCTGCCACCAGTGAtagttgatccaacccaaccactaCCGAAGCAAGGAGACCCAGGCAGCTTCATCtttggtattggtttgggtagagTTGGAGAGGTCTCGGGCATGCTAgatttgggtgcggcagtcaatttgatgccgtttgatatttttcaGAAGTTGGACAGGAATGATGATACGCTTGAAGTGCACTGAGATGAGACTTCAGCTAGCTGACGGTGCTATAAGTAGCCCACGTGGACTTTTGGAGGATGTCGAAGTCACGGTGAGAGGAATCAAAGTGCTGGCAAATTTTATGGTGCTCGATGTAGGAAAAGGCATTAGAGGAGAGAACGACCATCTTGTTCTGCTTggccggccttttatggctactatcCAGACTAGCATTGATGTGTGTCgcagcccgccttaactaaggatagttaagtcgAGTGAtatacgactagggatgggattaaagaataaggggaagaaaggggcgtcatttggaaCCGTAAAATTTACTCAAGTTAAGAAAACTCGTCATAATTTCTCATTAATACTCatttaaacagtctatgaaagacaacataaaaacttaattaaaaacattaattcaagttatacatcataggAAACCATGCTCTTAAAATACAAAGTACGACATAACATATATAACATCAAAAGTATTTTGCAGCGAAAaatagctagacatatgtatgaagatatattctagacaggttaactttatttattaacaaccctggagactccgctcattgcagcaccataaTCACATCGGCTCAACctacacatttagaaaacatatgcagggctgagtacaaagcaCTCaatgaacacatgccaaacatctcatgcttataaagctataaatattgtcattgtcATTGTCATTCTCATGCAAAACATAAGGGATTTATCTAAAAAGCCTTATGttcgctaaactcattttcatttctcaaagttGACTGGCCAGTGTATGTTCTCAAGTAAGTACCATATCTGTTAACtcatgtactgagagggaggcctccctctgcagcactgtaaTCGGCCAACCTGAAAGCTGACTCACTATTAccgtgtacactaattctacctcgcgTAGAACCGATATCATTATGCTCagacagatagataacatactaaaatctcaaatattttggcaatgcaataacttcaaaatagattttcagttcaatcataaatcaatatataaaaCGCATAAACATCTTTATTTTAGcgtagaaaagcccacctcgttgcgtcTCTATAAAcaggtaacgtcactctctccctcaagtcgttacttcccaaatggaccttcatcgttatgaagaatcgatgagaagaagggtcgttataaaagaaaactcatttataaaactaaactcaaataagaaaatataacTTAACAATTTTAACTCTACtgtcttgccagcgctgacttgaCCGCCAGCGCTGACATTCCCTCGCCTGCACTAGCAACACTTCCCAGAGCGGACAAggaagccagagctgacaaaACTCGACAGAGCTTAAAATTCACACTCTAGAGCTGACCAAGCTCGACAGAGCTTAATTCCGCAGCAAGAGCTGACAaacacgccagagctgaaattcacacgccagagctgaccaattcgacagagctgaatttcgcagccagagctgacaaactcgacagagctgaaactcacagagctgaattccgcagccagagctgacaaactcgacagagcttaaattcacacgccagagctgaccaacttAACAGAGATgacaaactcgacagagctgaaattcGCACGCCAGAGCTAaccaactcgacagagctgaatttcACACTCTAAactcaaaaagctcaataaccTACTCATGCTCATCTAAACATTCGGTCCTCATTCTTCCATTTTCTAACATTTCTCAAAAATTTCTAAATTAAACTAGCATGCTCaagtgatatcgtagaacacatatacgcaaaaatattcatcatgcaacgtcccaaacttcacgaatttaaataatcatgctctaaaaactcatacaaatttcatgcttggaaaaaaaatacaaatttaaaatataacaatccTAGCATacggttttagtgtttagtatttattttatggtttgggttttagtatttagggtttgggcaggggtggggtggggtgggatTGGgatggggtgaaatcttatgcatttttatatgaaattgtATGCATCTTAGTTTGAacctttatgcatctaaaatatgaatattttgagaatataaaatatatatatatatatatatatttaatatacgAAAATATTTTCCGATTTTACCCCTGCCcagatttttattttgaattgccTTGAAGcttcttgccacgtgtcacaatctCAATGCACCTCTTATCCAAATCATGTGGTCAAGAATTGGTCCTACggatctaccataagcttggatactataagaaccctatatatatatatatatatatatatatatatatatatatattaaaagcaGCAATCCATCTATAATATGGTAATTTTGGAatcttaattgaattaaaatatttgaaatataaacccaagtaattttggaattttaattgaattaaaatatttgaaatataaggCTCAAGTTATTACGTtaaagaaataagaagctcgAACTAAATTTAATTAAACCAATTTCTCATGTTTTAAAAAGATCAATTAGTTTCAAAGGCaaacaaaactaattaaaaaaatataaaatgatgataaaaagaatacaaattgcagtacaattttttttgagcTAATGCAGTACAACTTTTTTGAAAGGCAAATGGAGTACAACTTGAACTACCCTAATTTTAATTGTAAAGTAACACCGCATCTCATCTCATATTCTCTCTATTCCTTTTtcaatttcttcattttctctctTGTAAAGCAGAGAGAGCTTATTCATTCTCTCTCTTGCCAGAATCGGTGTCTCTCTTTATCTGCCCCCgacatctctccctctctgacCATCACTCTCTCGTCACCTCACCGAAATCCACCCTTCCTCGCCGTCTGCCTTTGTTCTCCAGATCCGGCGTCGCCTTCCATCCATCTCCCTCGCTCTCTTATCAGAACGGGCAGCAGCCACCCCTGTCGCCACTGccacttttctctctcctcatcgGCCGTTGTGGCGCAGGCGGTGCCCGTCAGCGCCgtcctgaaggaatattaaactgaattaatgctctgtttgcccgatgatcgtttcttggattattatcaatttatcatacaacgattaatcctaacatgctcctatgaatttaacagctgcacgttggagttcagaaaaacctgaagaattcagaagaattcgtcaatctgtcgctgaacaggtcagccaacttcaacgctccgtttgacccctcaaacgacctccaatcgtattttgtgcagaaatacgacttcttcgtcttcgaaagagctttccgtggccgcctgattcgtctgaatcggaggtctgtggaggaagttatgccgttttacggagactgccagaacttggtttccggcgaaaatctgactccagctctgatcttctcgactgtatcccgctcagctttcaccgttggatggacaacgatctatgaaagtcccaagagagaatgctccacacgttttcctgcgccccacagctctctcaaaaaccctaatattttatcagtctattttcctgagagctgacagctgtatttaatagaattaaatacgtaggaggcgccagaaataatgtaggaggcgtgttttctctatactagggctaggagtctttgggccagtccagggaccagatacaaggaataaagatgggcctcaaataaattaatttatctatggtcagcccagaccataattaatttataaatatcagttcattccactagagaaccgatactgacttacccctttattgccggtgatgagtcggggcttgtatttacacttattaaatctccgtatttaaaatatccgacatccattaattaattagagctctgacagcttaaattaattaatctctttataaatccttaagcagtaccactcaaactttattattacgcctgaacttaatcaacctgcagggtttagcgtaataaaccttattgagctccttaaggggatgtcattatcatataccggatacgggtactaatacagataatcaaatatcatatattaaccgctatcacccaagatacagagtactcgagttagtatataactttcacccatagtaagtcaaagtgatatacgaattaatatatatatctgaatacttattagtattaagatttataagtcaccgagatcttgattcttcacttaagtcagatagaagaatacatctcaaactgtggtcctatcaatacgtaatgacgtaccagtatagacaagtagccaagacaaactacttccatctatactgcagcctaaaccaataacttgtcctagagttatttcggctgtgatcatattatatctcttaaggttattccaattatatggtcttctgtgatctacaacacaccatataatctacttatatagagataaagaacatacatatgcaatcatgaacacaatcagataggagattagatagtgaacttaggaaacattgtatacaagcataaaacgttcttgctttcagtatacaaatccaacaatctcccacttatactaaagcaaacttttagtatacaatgcgtctatttaccaatcacctaacacttctcccacttatacttaaagtttcctaagtgggtgtcatcaatctggcatcaatcgcattcccatctttcaatgaccatttgcgataagccttttgtgaaagatcagtaggtttctccaatatgtgagaatttattctttgagcacaaaaacctcgatttacgaataatcgtataacttggtacttactctccatgtgtttagccccttgtggttcttggattccttagagtttgcaactgcacttgaggtaccacgaaggtgatgctctcacgcaaactaggaatcactcttagaccctggaggtagtggtcaaaccaaaaggttttacctcccaaggaaaacacatagctcgaggtaattattctttgttccggtcagcctggaaatccgaaatcatacaatccaaaaaggaactaaactgtctaactggtaaactatccttattctctagtcatggacttgagaatataattttaccacagttcagtatccttaactaggaatatacagatatcttacaatcat includes these proteins:
- the LOC131023107 gene encoding uncharacterized protein LOC131023107, producing MLKCFQYALKDRARSWLLSLLPNSINNWSEACEKFILKYYPNHKTQELRVKIIDFTQGADKPFHEAWDRFQELLRQCPQHQLTNVMLMQFFYDGLIQTAQFMVDSTAGGNIARKTAAELNEIFQTLAESSQQKSTCGRRVEASASYNQGQQNFNSRWRGQQPYAPQPNFSQQYPPRYQQQANFQPNQQFQNAPQFQKYIQPQKSSLEDTMQSFMEMTKQNLEMTKQNMESQSATIKRLEMTIAQFMVDSTVGGNIARKTVDELKGIFKTLAESSQQKSVRGKKVEASAVSQTGDLQKQLASLMRELQQLKMSKMETPPVPA